The proteins below are encoded in one region of Sulfitobacter sp. SK012:
- a CDS encoding CRTAC1 family protein, with protein MFQDISDHLPRHVYSGGWEHFVGGGLAIFDCDGNALPDIFAAGGKNPASMLRNGGDMQFTAAPLLDIQGATGAYPLDMDADGIMDLFVLRVGANQLLKGGANCSFTDATAKWGIPTQDKWSTAFSAWWQDDLNGPVLAIGNYVDRTDVDGPFEACDDNAILWPGAGGYRFETLAPGFCPLSMLAAQDARGRTTLRISNDRHYYISGGYEQMWDVSERRFLTEDDGWKNVSLWGMGIASRDLTGDGLDEVMLTSMGDQLLQIAQADGTYANAPYEIGTYAQRPHIGDDGRPSTGWHAEFGDIDNDGRADLFIAKGNVDQMPGMATRDPNNLLMQNPDGHFVEASVGAGVASVKRSRGAGLADFDADGRLDLVVLNRRAPLELYRNVTADSGNWVRISLRQPGSNRDAIGGVIAVTTGESTQTMQHTIGGGHAGGQLLPRHFGLGEATQAEVKVHWPNGFSSIHQAKAGETLIITRP; from the coding sequence ATGTTTCAAGACATCTCGGATCATTTGCCGCGTCACGTCTATAGTGGTGGGTGGGAACATTTTGTCGGCGGAGGCCTCGCGATTTTCGATTGCGACGGGAATGCTTTACCGGATATTTTTGCCGCTGGTGGCAAGAACCCGGCCAGCATGCTGCGCAACGGGGGCGATATGCAATTCACCGCTGCCCCCTTGCTGGACATCCAAGGGGCGACCGGGGCCTATCCGCTGGACATGGATGCTGATGGCATCATGGATTTGTTTGTCTTGCGGGTTGGGGCCAACCAGCTGTTGAAAGGTGGGGCCAATTGCAGCTTTACCGATGCGACAGCCAAGTGGGGCATCCCGACCCAAGATAAATGGAGCACGGCATTTTCCGCGTGGTGGCAAGACGACTTAAATGGCCCTGTTTTGGCCATTGGCAACTACGTTGATCGCACTGACGTCGATGGTCCGTTCGAGGCATGTGATGACAATGCGATCCTTTGGCCCGGGGCAGGCGGTTATCGCTTTGAGACCCTTGCGCCAGGGTTTTGCCCTCTGTCTATGTTGGCGGCTCAGGATGCGCGCGGGCGTACGACGCTGCGGATATCGAACGACCGGCACTACTATATCTCAGGTGGCTACGAGCAAATGTGGGATGTCTCTGAACGTCGGTTTTTGACCGAGGATGACGGCTGGAAAAACGTGTCACTCTGGGGCATGGGCATCGCCAGCCGCGACTTAACCGGCGATGGGCTTGACGAAGTGATGTTGACCTCAATGGGCGACCAATTGCTGCAGATCGCACAGGCAGATGGGACGTATGCCAATGCACCCTACGAAATCGGCACTTACGCCCAACGCCCCCATATCGGGGATGATGGACGCCCCTCGACCGGCTGGCACGCCGAGTTTGGCGACATTGATAATGATGGCCGTGCCGACTTGTTTATCGCCAAAGGCAACGTTGATCAGATGCCAGGAATGGCAACGCGCGACCCCAACAACCTTCTGATGCAAAATCCAGATGGCCACTTTGTTGAAGCCTCGGTGGGGGCAGGCGTCGCATCGGTCAAAAGGTCGCGTGGTGCGGGGCTTGCGGATTTCGATGCGGATGGGCGGCTTGATTTGGTGGTGCTGAACCGTCGCGCGCCGCTTGAGCTTTATCGAAATGTAACTGCGGATAGTGGCAATTGGGTGCGGATCTCGCTTCGGCAACCCGGCAGTAACCGCGACGCAATCGGTGGCGTGATTGCAGTCACGACAGGCGAATCGACACAGACAATGCAGCATACCATCGGCGGGGGTCATGCAGGTGGCCAGCTTTTGCCAAGGCACTTCGGTTTGGG